The genomic DNA ACTTCAGAACAGGCAGGCCCTGATCGTGAAACATCGCGAGCACGCAGTCGGCTTCGGTCAGATAGCGCGGCTGAAACAGCGTATCGGCCGGATACGGACCGCGTGCATCGATGCCCTGCGCGTTCGCCCGCTCGAGCGCCGGCGTAATCACGTCGATTTCCTCGCGGCCCAGATAGCCGTTCTCGCCCGCATGCGGATTAAGCCCGGTGACGAGAATGCGCGGCGCGGGCAGGCCAAAATGATGACGCAAGTCGTGACTGATGATACGCAGCGTATCGACGATGCCGTCGATGGTGAGCGCCGCTGCGACATCCTTCAACGGCAGATGCGTCGTCGCGAGCGCCACGCGCAGCGGACGCTGGCCTGTGCCCGCGAGCATCATCACGACGTGCGGCGTATGCGTGCGTTCGGCCAGATATTCGGTGTGGCCGGTGAACGGCACACCGGCATCGTTGATCGTGCTCTTTTGCAGCGGCGCGGTAACGATCGCATCGAATGTGCCGGCCACCGCGCCGTCAATCGCGGTATCGAGCAGCGCGAGCACATAGCGCCCATTCGCCGCGTCAAGCTTGCCGACCTGCGCCGGCGCGCCAAGCGCATGATG from Paraburkholderia edwinii includes the following:
- the pdxA gene encoding 4-hydroxythreonine-4-phosphate dehydrogenase PdxA encodes the protein MTTDTSPAVFSSPRSGSLNIAITTGEPAGVGPELTAQALAAAGAHWPDAHFTVLGDAALLAERAQAVGVDWNALQGRRIEVLHHALGAPAQVGKLDAANGRYVLALLDTAIDGAVAGTFDAIVTAPLQKSTINDAGVPFTGHTEYLAERTHTPHVVMMLAGTGQRPLRVALATTHLPLKDVAAALTIDGIVDTLRIISHDLRHHFGLPAPRILVTGLNPHAGENGYLGREEIDVITPALERANAQGIDARGPYPADTLFQPRYLTEADCVLAMFHDQGLPVLKYATFGEGINVTLGLPIIRTSVDHGTALDLAGTGRADAGSLIAAIDTAVSMARHRRGA